One window of Desulfarculus baarsii DSM 2075 genomic DNA carries:
- the fusA gene encoding elongation factor G, with the protein MAGEARLRKTRNFGVVAHIDAGKTTFTERVLFYTGRTHKIGEVHDGAAVMDWMEEEQERGITITSAATTCQWNGHWLNIIDTPGHVDFTIEVERSLRVLDGVVAVFCAVGGVEPQSETVWRQADRYNVPKIAFINKMDRIGADFECVLGQMRDKLGANPLPLTIPWGAEERFRGVVDLLTMEAITWSEADQGATFSRGPIPAEMAEAAAQGRERLLEACAEVDDSVMERYLAEEEIPPKDIKAAVRRGCLSLAHVPVFAGSALRNKGVQPVLDAVVDYLPSPLDIPPVEGVNPQSGEVEMRLADDKAPLAALAYKIQMDQGRKLVYLRIYSGQLQTGADVFNVVKGRSEKISRILRMHANKRERVEEAKAGEIVGVMGLKDTSTGDTISAKDRPILLDPIQVYEPVISVAVEPNTVGDQDKLDQCLIRLADEDPTFRFRVDQDTGQTIISGMGELHLEVLVHRMEREFNLKVNVGRPQVVYRETIGEAARVEETFDRELGGHRELGQVVLTLAPNPRGGGNTFRVEAAEEAVPQALHAMLERAAMESLASGPVMGYPVVDTGVVVLGGAFTPGLSTELGMRMACSLAMRRALDAAQPMLLEPVMLVEVLAPEEFMGEVIGDMNARGGSIEAIEPRQGVTVVQAKAPLRAMFGYSTSLRSATQGRAVFTMQFSHYDRVDEKRR; encoded by the coding sequence ATGGCCGGCGAGGCGAGATTGCGAAAGACACGGAACTTCGGCGTGGTCGCCCACATCGACGCGGGCAAGACCACATTCACCGAACGCGTGCTTTTCTACACCGGGCGCACCCACAAGATCGGCGAGGTGCACGACGGCGCGGCCGTGATGGACTGGATGGAGGAAGAGCAGGAGCGGGGCATCACCATCACCAGCGCCGCCACCACCTGCCAGTGGAACGGCCATTGGCTCAACATCATCGACACGCCCGGCCACGTCGACTTCACCATCGAGGTCGAACGGTCGCTGCGCGTGCTCGACGGCGTGGTCGCCGTCTTCTGCGCCGTCGGCGGCGTGGAGCCCCAGTCCGAAACGGTCTGGCGGCAGGCCGACCGCTACAACGTGCCCAAAATCGCCTTTATCAACAAGATGGACCGCATCGGCGCCGATTTCGAGTGTGTCCTGGGCCAGATGCGCGACAAATTGGGCGCCAACCCCCTGCCGCTGACCATCCCCTGGGGCGCCGAGGAACGCTTTCGCGGGGTCGTCGACCTGCTGACCATGGAGGCCATCACCTGGAGCGAGGCCGATCAGGGCGCGACTTTCAGCCGCGGGCCCATCCCCGCCGAGATGGCCGAGGCCGCCGCCCAGGGTCGCGAGCGCCTGTTGGAGGCCTGCGCCGAGGTCGACGACTCGGTCATGGAACGCTACCTGGCCGAGGAAGAAATCCCCCCTAAAGACATCAAGGCGGCGGTGCGGCGAGGCTGCCTGTCGCTGGCCCACGTGCCGGTGTTCGCCGGCAGCGCCCTGCGCAACAAGGGCGTGCAGCCGGTGCTCGACGCCGTGGTCGACTATCTGCCCTCGCCGTTGGACATCCCGCCGGTGGAGGGCGTCAACCCCCAGAGCGGCGAAGTGGAGATGCGCCTGGCCGACGACAAGGCCCCCTTGGCCGCGTTGGCCTACAAAATCCAGATGGACCAAGGCCGCAAGCTGGTGTATTTGCGCATCTATTCTGGCCAGTTGCAGACCGGGGCCGACGTTTTCAACGTGGTCAAGGGCCGCAGCGAGAAGATTTCGCGCATTTTACGCATGCACGCCAACAAGCGCGAGCGCGTCGAAGAGGCCAAGGCCGGCGAGATCGTCGGCGTGATGGGCCTCAAGGACACCAGCACCGGCGACACCATTTCGGCCAAGGATAGGCCAATCCTCCTGGATCCCATCCAGGTCTACGAGCCGGTGATCTCGGTGGCCGTCGAGCCCAACACCGTCGGCGACCAGGACAAGCTGGATCAGTGCCTGATCCGCCTGGCCGACGAAGACCCCACCTTCCGCTTCCGCGTCGACCAGGACACCGGCCAGACCATCATCAGCGGCATGGGCGAACTGCACCTGGAAGTGCTGGTTCACCGCATGGAGCGCGAGTTCAACCTCAAGGTCAACGTGGGCCGGCCCCAGGTCGTCTACCGCGAGACCATCGGCGAGGCGGCGCGGGTCGAGGAGACCTTCGACCGCGAGTTGGGCGGCCACCGCGAGCTGGGCCAGGTCGTCCTGACCCTGGCGCCCAACCCCAGGGGCGGCGGCAACACCTTCCGCGTGGAGGCCGCCGAAGAGGCCGTTCCCCAGGCCCTGCACGCCATGCTGGAGCGGGCGGCCATGGAGTCACTGGCCAGCGGCCCGGTGATGGGCTACCCCGTGGTGGACACGGGCGTGGTCGTGCTTGGCGGGGCCTTCACGCCGGGGTTGAGCACCGAGTTGGGCATGCGCATGGCCTGTTCGTTGGCCATGCGTCGGGCCCTGGACGCGGCCCAGCCCATGCTGCTGGAGCCGGTTATGCTGGTGGAGGTGCTGGCGCCGGAAGAGTTCATGGGCGAGGTCATCGGCGACATGAACGCGCGCGGCGGGTCGATCGAGGCCATCGAGCCGCGCCAGGGCGTGACCGTGGTCCAGGCCAAGGCCCCGCTCCGGGCGATGTTCGGCTATTCCACCAGCCTGCGTTCGGCCACCCAGGGCCGGGCGGTTTTCACCATGCAATTCAGCCACTACGACCGGGTGGACGAAAAGCGGCGTTAG
- a CDS encoding endonuclease III domain-containing protein: protein MTTGQRLREIHDRLFAAYGPQYWWPGETPFEVMVGAVLTQNTNWTNVERAIANLKAADALSPAAMAALAPAELAELIRPAGYYNIKAARLGHLLRTMEAHREGGLSRLLARPTDELRHKLLATKGVGPETADSILLYAAGRPIFVVDAYTFRILGRHGLADESMGYFDLQEAVMDATPHDAAFYNEFHALLVRLGKQRCKKSKPLCQGCPLEDF from the coding sequence ATGACCACCGGCCAGCGCCTGCGCGAAATTCATGACCGCCTCTTTGCGGCTTACGGCCCCCAATATTGGTGGCCGGGCGAGACGCCCTTCGAGGTGATGGTTGGGGCGGTTTTGACGCAAAACACCAACTGGACCAACGTCGAGCGGGCCATCGCCAACCTCAAGGCGGCCGACGCGCTGTCGCCAGCGGCCATGGCCGCCCTGGCCCCGGCCGAGCTGGCCGAATTGATCCGGCCGGCCGGTTACTACAACATCAAGGCCGCCCGCCTGGGCCACCTGCTGCGGACCATGGAGGCCCACCGCGAAGGCGGTTTGAGCCGCCTGCTGGCCCGGCCCACCGACGAGTTGCGCCATAAGCTGCTGGCCACCAAGGGCGTTGGCCCCGAAACCGCCGACAGCATCCTACTCTACGCCGCCGGCCGGCCCATCTTCGTCGTCGACGCCTACACTTTTCGCATCCTGGGCCGTCACGGGCTGGCCGACGAATCCATGGGCTATTTCGACCTGCAAGAGGCGGTCATGGACGCCACGCCCCACGACGCCGCCTTTTACAACGAATTTCACGCCCTGCTGGTGCGCCTGGGCAAACAGCGCTGCAAAAAAAGCAAACCCCTGTGCCAGGGTTGCCCTCTGGAAGATTTTTAG
- a CDS encoding LysM peptidoglycan-binding domain-containing protein: MNDRFTGNGPGLDASSPSFGADGPSLDSGDFSPRQANANPLPPAKPTTTPPPLGLVALACSVAALLLSLFTLWLVPGEAPAPPPPPPQPQNIVGKPPQPAQMSAIAARLGRLEQQVVVLARGNRPAADSGDVTQLRRQIQQLQAAVAELSSRPASQPKRAAKAKAESAPSAKSVTHTVRRGQTLTAIATQYGVSVADLKKWNNIKGQNILIGQKLTINKAR; encoded by the coding sequence ATGAACGACCGCTTCACCGGAAACGGGCCAGGCCTGGACGCCTCCTCGCCAAGCTTCGGCGCTGACGGCCCCTCACTGGATTCCGGCGACTTTTCGCCCCGCCAGGCCAACGCCAACCCTCTGCCGCCGGCCAAACCGACCACCACGCCGCCGCCGCTGGGTTTGGTGGCCTTGGCGTGCTCGGTGGCGGCTTTGCTGCTCAGCCTGTTCACCCTGTGGCTCGTCCCCGGCGAAGCCCCCGCACCGCCGCCGCCACCGCCCCAACCCCAAAATATCGTCGGAAAGCCGCCCCAACCGGCTCAGATGTCGGCCATCGCCGCGCGCCTGGGCCGCCTGGAGCAGCAAGTGGTGGTCTTGGCCCGCGGCAACCGGCCGGCCGCCGACAGCGGCGACGTGACCCAACTGCGGCGTCAAATCCAACAACTGCAGGCCGCCGTGGCCGAGTTGTCCAGCAGGCCGGCCAGCCAGCCCAAACGCGCGGCAAAAGCAAAAGCCGAAAGCGCGCCGAGCGCCAAGAGCGTCACGCACACCGTGCGCCGTGGCCAGACGCTCACGGCCATCGCCACACAGTACGGCGTGAGCGTGGCCGATCTGAAAAAATGGAACAACATCAAGGGCCAAAACATTCTGATAGGCCAAAAGCTGACCATCAACAAGGCCCGCTGA
- a CDS encoding PP2C family protein-serine/threonine phosphatase, with product MGSSPTKLTGAYYAGVGRGPFYEDDLFFAQVLSGGNTLAVAAVADGMGDGLGGLHAAQTAIGVVKSLLLARLYSLRGRRLSELELGELLKESLQKANAQVLKQSIQAPMGATLTVAVFTDEFIILGHVGDCRAYRLSDGQLERLTQDHAVGIALTRRLGKDPTMQIDLRVEAIAPGQIYILCSNGLHGQLGEDEITRALETTPTLADGCVRLACRALAKGGAEADSASIVGVEVGQYPRRPEIGSLAVDELALSLAEAEPVAEAARQEPPPNIRAPEPPPRFEAPPRDKPPARRRDRTQMAALLGLGLLATLALALLVLGVLSGLQETQGPSQPEAPASFAWPKLLVGLIALGLPVASLLWWRMGGGSKALRQAFERFRLK from the coding sequence ATGGGCTCCAGCCCGACCAAATTGACCGGCGCATACTATGCCGGCGTTGGCCGCGGCCCATTTTACGAAGACGACCTGTTTTTCGCCCAGGTGCTTTCGGGCGGCAACACCTTGGCCGTGGCCGCCGTGGCCGACGGCATGGGTGACGGCCTGGGCGGATTGCACGCCGCCCAAACGGCGATCGGCGTGGTCAAGAGCCTGCTGCTGGCCAGGCTCTACAGCCTGCGCGGCCGTCGCCTGAGCGAGTTGGAACTCGGCGAGTTGCTCAAGGAGTCGCTGCAAAAGGCCAACGCCCAGGTGCTCAAGCAAAGCATCCAGGCTCCCATGGGCGCGACCCTCACCGTGGCCGTGTTCACCGACGAATTCATCATCCTGGGCCACGTGGGCGATTGCCGGGCCTATCGCCTCTCCGACGGCCAACTGGAGCGCCTGACCCAGGACCACGCCGTGGGCATCGCCCTGACCCGCCGCCTGGGCAAGGATCCGACCATGCAGATCGACCTGCGGGTGGAGGCCATCGCGCCGGGCCAGATCTACATCTTGTGCAGCAACGGCTTGCACGGCCAACTGGGCGAGGACGAAATCACCCGAGCCCTGGAAACCACGCCGACCTTGGCCGACGGCTGCGTGCGCCTGGCCTGCCGCGCCCTGGCCAAGGGCGGGGCCGAGGCCGACAGCGCCTCGATTGTCGGCGTGGAGGTGGGCCAATACCCCAGGCGGCCGGAGATCGGCTCACTGGCCGTTGACGAGCTGGCGCTGAGCCTCGCCGAGGCCGAACCGGTCGCCGAGGCGGCGCGCCAAGAGCCGCCGCCAAACATCCGCGCGCCCGAGCCGCCGCCGCGCTTTGAAGCGCCGCCTCGCGACAAGCCGCCCGCCCGGCGTCGCGATCGGACGCAAATGGCGGCGTTGTTGGGCCTGGGGCTTTTAGCCACGCTGGCGCTGGCCCTGCTGGTGTTGGGCGTGCTTTCCGGCCTGCAAGAAACCCAAGGGCCGAGCCAACCGGAAGCGCCGGCCAGCTTTGCCTGGCCCAAGCTGCTGGTGGGGCTGATCGCTCTGGGCCTGCCCGTGGCCAGTCTGCTCTGGTGGCGCATGGGTGGCGGCTCAAAAGCCTTGCGTCAGGCCTTTGAACGATTCAGGCTGAAATAG